The Oncorhynchus nerka isolate Pitt River linkage group LG11, Oner_Uvic_2.0, whole genome shotgun sequence genome includes the window ggggacatggtcctagggcccaggccagttgaaactggagcagcagcatggccaggtggactggggacagcaaggagtcatcatgtcaggtagtcctgggacatggtcctagggctcaggtcctccgagagagagaaagaaagagagaaggagagaattagagaacgcacacttagattcacacaggacaccgaataggacaggagaagtactccagatataacaaactgaccctagccccccgacacataaactaatgcagcataaatactggaggctgagacaggaggggtcaggagacactgtggccccatccgaggacaccccggacagggccaaacaggaaggatataaccccacccactttgccaaagcacagcccccacaccactagagggatatcttcaaccaccaacttaccatcctgagacaaggccgagtatagcccacaaagatctccgccacagctcaacccaagggggcgccaacccagacaggccgaccacaacagtgaatcaacccacccaggtgacgcaccccccagggacggcatgagagagccccagtaagccagtgactcagccccgtaacagggtagaggcagagaatcccagtggaaagaggggaatcggccaggcagagacagcaagggcggttcgttgctccagagcctttccgttcaccttcccactcctgggccagactacactcaatcatatgacccactgaagagatgagtcttcagtaaagacttaaaggttgagaccgagtttgcgtctctgacatgggtaggcagaccgttccataaaaatggagctctataggagaaagccctgcctccagctgtttgcttagaaattctagggacaattaggaggcctgcgtcttgtgaccgtagcgtacgtgtaggtatgtacggcaggaccaaatcagagagataggtaggagcaagcccatgtaatgctttgtaggttagcagtaaaaccttgaaatcagcccttgctttgacaggaagccagtgtagagaggctagcactggagtaatatgatcaaattttttggttctagtcaggattctagcagccgtattcagcactaactgaagtttatttagtgctttatccgggtagccggaaaagaACTACGGTTAAAAGAGGATATGAATGTTGTTTTCACAGAAAAGTGATATATTCTTTGGTATCTGGAAGGGTGACCTTTCAGATTCAATGAAACTCTCATGTTCTATGACTGAGTGGAATTTCTTTGAATTGCACTGAATTAAATTTGACTTCCTGTTACTCAAATTAAAATTCTACATCCTGTGGTATGTGGCAAATTCAATTTGAATTTCAATTCATGAGGAATGGGAGTCAATTCCCAAATTCAGATTTGACCACAACCCTGGTTCAATTAGACCGAATTGCTGGAATGATCACCACACTACTACTGAAGTGACACAGTGCGCTTTCATTTATTCACaggtttaaaggcccagtgtaatcaAAATTATTTTTCTATATTTCCagactatgaggttggaataatattaTGAAATTGTAAAAATGATGATAACGCCCTTTTAgtttaagagctgtttgaaaacacatcctgaaatgtcagcctgttttggtgggatggagttttggcctgcctggtaacatcaccaggcggtaaattagttaatagaccaataagaaagagagttccaatctctctgccaataacagctagtcccccccccccccttcagacCATTCCCATACAATACTTGCACAATTTTTGCATGAGAAAtagctctttgctaagaagatacttttgtatcttttttgacaGTTTGTTTTCAATTCAATCACGGTTATGTacgtaattgttacccagaaatgatttgatattgagataaaaacgttTGTGTTGGACCTTTAAGCTCAGCAGGGGTTGAACCCttgtctttctccacctctcaAACTTCATCATTCTGCTGCCATGACAACACTGAGCAGtacatatagactgttatactgtagagtgagTATGATTGGCTTAGAGCAGATTGCTTTGTCGAGTAGCTCGTAGAGATATGAGTGATTTATACGGTAGTTGACACTGTATCTATGCAATCACAAGTACGCAACCCTTCCAATAGCTGTCTGTGCTTTCCTCCTCGCACACACCCCTGTCTGGAACCTTTATATGATTGACAGCTAGCTGTTACCCTGTCTGAGTGGAAACCACAGAGACCAAGATGGAGGCGGGACTACTGGAGAGCAGGCTGAGTATGGAGGACTATGAGAAACTGCAGAGCCTCTTTCTGGTGAGTGGGTATGGAAATGACACAGTAGACATTacagccccccaccccctctgtTGATCTGTGATGATCTCTGTTGTAGGGTGACAGTGAAGCAGGCGTGTCCTTCTCCAGGGCAGAGTTTATAGAACAAGCTTGGTCTGCATTGAGACGTGGCTCCAGGGAGGAGTACGGCCTCCTATTCGACAGTGTTGTTGTCACTCAGGAGCAGCGTAGCCTGCTATTGGACAGTGCTGACGagcgaggggagaggagagtagactgGGAGAGGCTGACTTCCTTCCTGCTGTTAGGGCTGTCAGAAAAAGAGGAAAATGAACGGGCTGCCACCGTGCCTCGCTGGCAGCCTCCACGAACTCTGACCCCTCCACACCGTGACCCTGTCCAACAGGTAACACGAAGCTCCAGCCTATCAACTCATAATGCTGTAATGGTGCTAATTATTCATCATGAAACAATGGAATAATGAAATAATAGCTTATAAAATGCATATGGGCATGTAATGGTATTCTCCATCGGTGGCTGTCACTTATATGTTGACATCTCTATGGTTACCCCAGGTGGTGTACCTGCGTAGCTCAAGCCGGTACCTGTCGGTGAGTAAGGGGGGCACGCTGGGGGTGTGGGCGGGGGAGGACTTTGCCCTTCTCCAAACACACCGCCTCCACAACGACTCTGTCAGGCCCaaagatctctgggtaacagctATGGTGGTGCTGCACAACGTAAACAAGGTCCAGTCCAACTCAGCCAATCACTCAATCAATCAGTCTTGAATCTCAATCAATGAGATGACCTGCTTCCATCCCTATCATCCCAtcctcttctcactctctctctctctctctctctctctctctctctctctgtatctgtctctgtctctgtctctgtctctctctctctaaccctctgtctctctcggtctctctctctctctctcggtctctctcggtctctctctctctcggtctctctctgtctctctgggtctctctctctctctctgtctgtctcggtctctcggtctctcggtctctctctctttctctctctcggtctctctcggtctctctctctctctctctctctctctgtctctctcggtctctctctctctctctctctctctctgtctcggtctctcggtctctcggtctctctctctctttctctctctcggtctctctcggtctctcggtctctctctctctctctctctctctctctctctgtctctctcggtctctctctctcggtctctctctctctttctctctctctctctcggtctctctcggtctctcggtctctctctctctgtctctctcggtctctctctctcggtctctctctctctgtctctctcggtctctctctctgtctctctcggcttctctctctgtctctctctctgtctctctctgtctctctctctctctctctctctctctctctctctctctctctctctctctctctctctctctctctctctctctgtctcgctgtctctctctgtctctctctctctctctctcagatagctGTGTCATTCACCAGTAAGGAGCTGTGTTTCTATGACTTGCTGTCCAAGCAGCAGTTTAGCTGCCAGTATAAACTGCAGGGTCTGAGATACGCCCCTCTCAGTCTGGACTACTGGTGTCACCCCACTTACCCTGCCCAGGCTGTACTCACCATGGGAGACACCGGGGGAcaggtgagaggggaggggagagacaaggggacaggtgagagaggggagggggagagacagggggacaggtgagaggggaaggggagatacACAGGGGGAcaggtagggggagggagagacaggtgagagggaagggggagaaacACAGGGGGATaggtgagaggggagggggagacacagggggacaggtgagaggggagggggagagacggggacaggggagaggggagggggagacacaggggacaggggagagggaggagacacaggGGGAtaggtgagaggggaggggagagacgggacaggggagaggggaggggagacacaggggacaggggagaggggagggggagacacagggggacaggtgagaggggagggggagagacggggacaggggagagggagggggagacacaggggtttgacaggggagaggggagggggagccacaggggacaggggagaggggagggggagacacagggggacaggggagagggagggggagacacaggggacaggggagaggggaggggagacacagggggacaggggagaggggaggggatagacacagggggacagggagaggggaggggagacacagggggacaggggagaggggaggggagacacaggggacaggggagaggggaggggagacacagggggacaggtgagaggggagggggagacacagggggacagggagaggggagggggagacacagggggacaggtgagaggggaggggagacacagggggacaggggagagggaaggggagagacaggggacagggggacagggggacagggggagaggggagggggagacacagggggacaggggagaggggaggggagacacagggggacagggagaggggagggggggagacacaggggggggacagggggaggggaggggagggggagacacagggggacaggggagaggggagggggatagacaCAGGGGGACaggtgagaggggagggggagacacagggggacaggtgagaggggagggagagccaCAGGGGGACAggtgagaggggaaggggagccacagggggacaggggagaggggaaggggatagacaCAGGGGGACAGGTGTTAATAACctcttgcttgtgtgtgtgtgtgtgtgtgtgtgtgtgtgtgtgtgtgtgtgttgtcccagGTCAGTGCCATATGCTTCAGGTCAGCTCAGATCTCCCTGTTTGAGAGGCCCAGTCCAGGGGCGGAGACAGACTCTGCTGACATCATCAAGTGGAAGGAGCTAGTTGAAGGTCGCCATCGCTGCTGCTACACACTGAGACACCGAGCTCACGGACACGCCTGGGTACGCAGAGGTGAGCTCTGTCCCCAGAATACATCTCATCCTTAGTCCTTCTGACCTGAGTGGCTTTGTACTGTTGGTGGGTGTAAACAACCACCAAATATCATGTCCACACCAACACATCCCCTCTTACAAACAACATGTCCTTACCAACACATCCCCTCTTACAAACAACATGTCCACACCAACACATCCCCTCTTACAAACAACATGTCCACACCAACACATCCCCTCTTACAAACAACATGTCCTTACCAACACATCCCCTCTTACAAACAACATGTCCACACCAACACATCCCCTCTTACAAACAACATGTCCATACCAACACACCCCCTCTTACAAACAACATGTCCTTACCAACACATCCCCTCTTACAAACAACATGTCCACACCAACACATCCCCTCTTATAAAGAACATGTCCATACCAACACATCCCCTCTTACAAACAACATGTCCTTACCAACACATCCCCTCTTACAAACAACATGTCCACACCAACACATCCCCTCTTACAAAGAACATGTCCACACCAACACATCCCCTCTTACAAAGAACATGTCCATACCAACACATCCCCTCTTACAAACAACATGTCCATACCAACACATCCCCTCTTACAAACAACATGTCCACACCAACACATCCCCTCTTACAAAGAACATGTCCATACCAACACATCCCCTCTTACAAACAACATGtccacaccaacacatctcttcgTACCACCCCAAGCACACCTCTGATTAATTAGCCGACAGGTCCCATTGATTAACATGTCGGTGTTGCTGGTTGACATTTCCCAGACTGCTTTCTGTTGACTTGCATAACCCCAGGCTCTTTGAAGTACACCACTATCAATTAATATGCAAATGAGCTAGGTTGGTAAAGTGCTTACTGCAGGAGGTAAAGTGATGCCTCAACACTTCTCAGTTGAGAGTCAGAATGTCACTACCGCTGTCTGAATAACTAGCTGGGAGGATAATACCAGCCTGTTTTGATCCCTCTGTCTGGATGACATgcggacatcacacacacacacacacacacacacacacacacacacacacacacacacacacacacacacggtgtcaCCCTGAATGTTTGTCCGTCCCCggatacacacactcaccttaGCACCTGGATTGACAGCCGTCATCGCGGTTACTCAGCCTGTCATCGCGGTTACGGGTTCTGCAGTGTCATGGAAACACAATGGGTCATTCGTCCTCGGGCCCCCTCATGCTCCGAGTCACCAAttataaataaacacacacagacactgagtaGACAGATCACCAATTAGCTGATTCAGGATATAGCCTCTTAccctttaaacacacacacacacacacacacacacacacacacacacacacacacacacaaaactctGCTGAGGGGGCCATCCTCGCATGGGGGATAACGAGAACAAAAATTTGAATAGACAACAACGGTAACACTTGTCACCCAGCGTCATACCACGTCATAACCacatcataaccatgtcataaccatgtcataccACTTCATAACCacatcataaccatgtcataaccatgtcataaccatgtcataaacatgtcataaccatgtcataaacATGTCATACcacgtcataaccatgtcataaccacaTCATAACCACGTCATAACCACATCATACcacgtcataaccatgtcataaccacaTCATAACCACGTCATAACCacatcataaccatgtcataaccacgtcataaccatgtcataaccatgtcataaccatgtcataaccacgTCATAACCACGTCATAACCACATCATAACcacgtcataaccatgtcataaccatgtcataaccacgtcataaccatgtcataaccacgTCATAACACGTCATAACCATGTCCTAgcatgtcataaccatgtcataaccacgtcataaccatgtcataaccacatcataaccatgtcataaccacatcataaccatgtcataaccacgtcataaccatgtcataaccatgtcataacacatcataaccaTGTCCTAGCATGTCATAACCACGTCGTAACACATCATAATCATGTCATAACACGTCATAACCATGTCCTAGCATGTCAAAACCATGTCATAACACCTCATAACCATGTCCTAGCATGTCATAACCACGTCGTAACACGTCATAACCATGTCCTAGCATGTCAAAACCACGTCATAACCAAATCATAAcacgtcataaccatgtcataaccaaaTCATAGCACGTCATAACCACGTCCTAGCATGTCATAACCATGTCCTAGCAtgtcataacacatcataacacatcataaccatgtcataaccatgtcctagaatgtcataaccatgtcataacacgtcataaccatgtcataaccatgtcataaccatgtcataaccatgtcctagcatgtcataaccatgtcataacacgtcataaccatgtcataaccatgtcctagaatgtcataaccatgtcataacacgTCATAACcacgtcataaccatgtcataacacgtcataaccatgtcataaccatgtcataaccatgtcataacacgtcataaccatgtcataacacgtcataaccatgtcataaccatgtcataacacgTCATAACCATGTCCTAgcatgtcataaccatgtcataacacgtcataaccatgtcataaccatgtcctagaatgtcataaccatgtcataaccatgtcctagaatgtcataaccatgtcataaccatgtcataacacgtcataaccatgtcataaccacgtcataaccatgtcataaccacgtcataaccatgtcataacacgtcataaccatgtcataaccatgtcataaccacgTCATAACCATGTCCTAgcatgtcataaccatgtcataacacgtcataaccatgtcataaccatgtcctagcatgtcataaccatgtcataacacgtcataaccatgtcataaccatgtcataacacgtcataaccatgtcataaccatgtcctagcatgtcataaccatgtcataacacgtcataaccatgtcataaccatgtcctagaatgtcataaccatgtcataaccatgtcctagaatgtcataaccatgtcataaccatgtcataaccacgtcataaccatgtcataaccatgtcctagaatgtcataaccatgtcataacacgTCATAACcacgtcataaccatgtcataacacgTCAACATGTAATACCACGTCATAAGAtgtcataacacatcataatagctgacataaccatgtcataactcgtcataaccatgtcataacacgtcaacatgtcataacagctgacataactgtcatgacccatatacacctgttctgacaTCTATTGCtatattttatggctggttatgacacctacatcagagtgtcaaaacccacattttTTCAAATGAGTTTTTCCCTGCCAAGAAGTTTACCTTTCGGTTGACCTTTTGTTACTTAAATCCTTTGTTGTTGCTTTAATTTCAATGCTTATAGCTTGGTTatagcttgggcccaactagcctagtggttagagcgttggactaggaaccggaaggttgcaagttcaaacccccgagctgacaaggtacaaatctgtcgttctgcccccgaacaggcagttaacccactgttcctaggccgtcattgtaaataagaatttgttcttaactgacatgcctggttaaataaaggtaaaataaaaaaaatagtcatgttttttttaaatcatattttaaataacttgaagaaatacactttatgaagcattatgaccatcctgtgtcactttacttggactaagaaaatacacttttatgaagcattatgaccatcctgtgtcactttacttggactaagaaaatacactttatgaagcattatgaccatcctgtgtcactttacttggactaagaaaatacactttatgaagcattatgaccatcctgtgtcactttacttggactaagaaaatacactttatgacactgtcaagaagcattatgacatcATAATCATATCAGCCAGATAGTCCTATCACGTACATGCCCTTatatcagtcatcagtcacaaagagggtgtcttgtcctgctcctgaaatctgctcctgcattcatcccagacatcagcaacagagcattggggtagGTGCATGTCGGA containing:
- the LOC115127116 gene encoding uncharacterized protein LOC115127116; amino-acid sequence: MEAGLLESRLSMEDYEKLQSLFLGDSEAGVSFSRAEFIEQAWSALRRGSREEYGLLFDSVVVTQEQRSLLLDSADERGERRVDWERLTSFLLLGLSEKEENERAATVPRWQPPRTLTPPHRDPVQQVVYLRSSSRYLSVSKGGTLGVWAGEDFALLQTHRLHNDSVRPKDLWVTAMVVLHNVNKIAVSFTSKELCFYDLLSKQQFSCQYKLQGLRYAPLSLDYWCHPTYPAQAVLTMGDTGGQVSAICFRSAQISLFERPSPGAETDSADIIKWKELVEGRHRCCYTLRHRAHGHAWVRRVL